A stretch of DNA from Roseovarius faecimaris:
GGGTCATAACCGTTGATCGCCACGCTTTCGGTGGTGAAAACCTCGGGCTGGGCGGCAAAGGACGGGCGGCTGAAAAGCGCCAGGGCGGGCAGACTGGCGGCAGCGGTCAGAAAACGGCGGCGGGTGGGCATGAGCTCTCTCCATGATCGGGTTGTGTCGGTTTCCAACAGATTGGGAGAGCGGCCTCCTGCGCGCAATATCGGACACGCCCATGTGATGTTGCGTGTATACGCCTGCCCGTGTGGCCGCGCCCGCCCGTGCCGGGGCTCAGCTGCCGTAGACCGCGCCCCAGCGCTCGATCAGCTTCTGCTGAAGCTGCTTTGCGCGTTTGTTCCAGCTTGCCGAGCCAGGAGGGCGGGCATCGGACCGGCGGTCGATCTGGGTGCGCTTCTGATCGTTGACCGCGAAAATCGCAAAGGCCATTTCCGTGCCGTCCTGCGCTGTCATGTAGCCTGCGAGGGAACTGACGAAGTAAAGCGTGCCGGTCTTGGCCATGACCTTGATCGGGTGGGCGTCGTTGATCTTGCCATTCTCGTGACGCATGGAGATGGGCTTGAGGATCGGCTTGAGCGCCCCGGCCCGGTGCACCCGCGCAAGGGCCTGCGCCATTGCTGCCGCCGAGACCCGGCTGGCCGAGCCGAGCCCGGAGTGATCGACAAACCGCGCGCCCGACATGCCCAGCGTCTGCCTGGCGAAGGTCGACATCTCCTGCGCCGAACGGCTCAGGCTCCCCCCTGCCCCGCGCTGCGTGGCGGTTGCGGCCATCCCGACCGCCTCGGCGGTCAGGTTGTTGGAGTATTTCAGCATGTCGCGCAGGATCTCGCGCAGCGGCGCGCTCTTGTGGCTGGCCAGTACCACTCCGGTATCGGGCAGCGTCCGCACCTGTTTGCCCGGCTTCACGGCAATCCCGTGGGCGCGCGCGAAGGTCGCAAACACCTCGGCGGCATAGGCCTCGGGCTTGCGCACCGGCAACCAGCGCGCCCCGCCCTTGCCCAGCGCCTTGCTGGCGACGGTCCAGGCGTCATGGTCGCCCTTGTCGGCATAGGTATAGACCGGCATCTCGCGGGCGGCGACGCTCATCCGGGCGACACGCACCTCCGGCCGGTACTTGGCCGAGCGCGCATCCATCGTGACCGCATAGCCA
This window harbors:
- the dacB gene encoding D-alanyl-D-alanine carboxypeptidase/D-alanyl-D-alanine endopeptidase produces the protein MTKPFSRRLFLSGLLSGTATALFAEAPKVSLRPMARPSGAAATAASIKPKAAGAEALIAQAQLGGRVGFSVVDVTSGRVLEESDGRSGQPPASVTKAVTALYALHRLGAGYRFETRLIAASAVQGGVIKGDLILAGGGDPTLDTDALADLARKLKAAGVREIRGTIRPYGGALPSVAEIDRDQPDHVAYNPTVSGLNLNFNRVHFEWKRSGNGYAVTMDARSAKYRPEVRVARMSVAAREMPVYTYADKGDHDAWTVASKALGKGGARWLPVRKPEAYAAEVFATFARAHGIAVKPGKQVRTLPDTGVVLASHKSAPLREILRDMLKYSNNLTAEAVGMAATATQRGAGGSLSRSAQEMSTFARQTLGMSGARFVDHSGLGSASRVSAAAMAQALARVHRAGALKPILKPISMRHENGKINDAHPIKVMAKTGTLYFVSSLAGYMTAQDGTEMAFAIFAVNDQKRTQIDRRSDARPPGSASWNKRAKQLQQKLIERWGAVYGS